GTAGAACGAAATAATATCAGTCCTAAGAATTACGAACTTCTGGCTGACACATAATTCAAAATTTgatgataaaaaataataattttaaaactattattaCACTTTATCAATAGCACTTCTTTCAAGAAATTCTGGCCAAAGTTTCCATTaatatgtttgattttttttaacttgcatAAAACTTCTTCTCACCTTCTTATTGGTTCTCTCATGGTTACATATCATACATATCTGGATTCATGCATGCTGGTTTGCCTTTGAGTTGTGTGCCCTGAAGTACCAGTCCCTCTCAGCACTTCTTAAATGCTGGGAGCAAATTATGAAATTGCTTGCTTTTTGCTCTTACGTTTGTAACACTCAGTAAATTATTGCATTTTTTTTcgaactttattttctttaaactatTTCAGATCTTTTTTGTTCTGCGTAAGAAAAACAGCCAAGTGACTTTCCTTCATGTCTTCCATCATACGATCATGCCGTGGACCTGGTGGTTTGGAGTCAAATTTGCTGCAGGTAGGAAAGGGAGAGCTGGGGTCATGTGATCTAGAAATGATGACATTTCCACATGGTACAAATACAAATTCTGTTCTTTAGATGAATTTTTTCAAATCAGAGCCACTTTGGTTAAACTCCTGACTTTGAAACTACCACCTGAAACACAAGCAAAGGACTCTTAGTTAGACTCCCTTGTCCAGCTTTTCTGTCTTGAAGACTTTTGAGCAAGACTTTCTCTACATATTCTTTAGTTTTGTTTAGTGTCTATTGTTTCTCTACTGAGAGTTCTATTGCATGCTTTCAATTAAATAGGTAATAAACAAATAGATTTTGTTAACAAACTATCCAAAGCCTTGGATTCATAGGTTAACCTACTTAAGTCAGTGTTATTTCCAGTTCTCTTTGGTCTGCCTTCACATTCCCGATACCTGACACACCCTGCGTTAGTCCATTCTGTGTCACCTACAGACTACTAGAGGCTGGTTGTCTAATGAAGAAGAAACTTCTGCATAACTTAACTTACGGTTTTGGAGGCTGAAAGTTCAAGACTGGGCAGTGCCATTTGCCTGGCCTCTGGGCAGGTGTAGGAGTGTACTATGACATCGTAGCAGAAACAGGGAgcagaagggggaaagaaaggaagagagaaaccaAAGGAACAGAGAAAGCAAACAGGGAGGCAGAGCAAGACACAAGAGACCCACGGGAAAATCCCCATTTAATAGCCTCTTACTAGGCTCCACCTCTTAAGGGGCCCACTACCACTATCAGTCCAGTTGCTTTGGAGACAAAGCTTTTAGCACATAGGTGAACATTTGAGGATAAACTACATCCAAGATGTGATGCACAACACCACAGCAACTTTAAAGATGAGATGGATCACAATTACACAACTTCCCAAAGGAGTCTGACAAAGGAGTCAACattcactttttcttttgttttgtttttttgtttgtttgtttgtttgtttttaaggacaAAGATAGTTTTAATCAAAAGCTTGACCACAAGCTTGTGTGAAATTTGGTTTTCTATTTCTGAACACCCAGAATTAGAAAAAGTAGGTAGTAATTTTGTTCATTCATAAGGTCTGAAGTAAACAAAGCCTTTGAGCATGTATTTCATACATGCATAGGTTAGCACACTTTGCTGTAGGAatcatttattcttctttcttaaCGTCAGGAAGTCATAGGTAGCCACAGTACTTTAACCTTTATGGTTTTAACTGAGtttcttattgtttgttttctctcaaaCGCATACTGGGTCACTCAGGTCTCCTAAGTGGAATGTGCTAATGTCTTACTTATGTTAATGAAAAACTGGAAAATGTTTCCACACTCCCCGCTAGGGTAGTTATGATTTCTGTGTGTTTAAAGGTATAAGGAAAATGATACTGAGAAGCCTCTGTATAGTCTTCCCCACCGAGTACTGTGACTGCCAATTACCAGACAAAATTGACTCCTTTGCTTTTATGATGCCAGGAAAGGTGTTCTCAAAGCCTTCAGTTCATATCTGCTTCTTCTATAACATCAGCATATACTTGGGCTTCCATATCTTCAATGAACCATagatcaaaaccaaaaaaagaagaaaaactgtcCCTGTACTGAGTCGTGTGTCAATATTTTCCCTGTGGTTTATCCCTTGAGCTTCTGTTACGTGCACATGGCTTCATGGTGTAAAATAGATGGGGTGATGTGCACAGGTGATATGCTTACAATGGACTATTTTCTATAAGGCGCATCAAATATCCACAGGTGCTAGTAGATCTGGCCATCACCAGCGAGTTTTGAAACCTCCTTTCCATGTTGTTCCTTGGAAGAATAGATTGGAAGGCAATGCTCCAAAATATACATAGATGATTTGAAGACACCAAAACCAACATGTTTACCTTGGTTTCTTTACTCTTCTCAGTGGTCTCTCATCTTTCTGTATTAAGTATGTAGTAATTCCACTATGGGAAACATACATTTTATTCAAAGAATGGAATTGAGTGGCTTCCCCACCTTTGTTTAAATCCTCTTGATGGTCGAGCTTCCATTTTAAAGCAAGTAATAATTTTAAGAAACGCAGATTCAAAGAAGAATCTACCTCAGGTTTGAAACACCCCATGGCTATGGGTATCAAACATTTTATTATAGTGTTTTTTACCCTTACTTTAATTccagtttcctttttaaaaattggtcaaGGTAAGAAAAGAATGTTTTGTGTCTCTGGTGTGTTCTGTGAGCTGGCAGGCCTGCTCTGTCTTAGGTGTGGGAATTCTACATGCCTACATGTCTTGCACTGCCTTTTTAACTGCAGGCCCAGCAACAGGATTTGTTTTCCAGAAGTGTGGTTTGGCAAGGGCTAAGTTCCTAGAACAGGCATGTCTATTTAAGTCATTCTTTGCCAATACTAGAGCCCAGATGATCTCTATTTAGTGCCTGGTTTCCTGTTGCTTCCTGTGCCTCCTTCTGGGGTAATAGCAACGTAGCTTTTTCTTTGAATGAGAGAAGAATATTTTCATATTAGGTTTTTCTATTAATTCTGTAAATATCCTTTTGAAGAAATGTAGAGAATTACCATAATTGCCCATgtgatgcttttcttttctccaaacCAAAAGATAATATATCAAAAGGTAGTGTTTGAAGGAAGTAATTGTAATTCATCCTGGCATGCTTTCTTTTCGGGttcatttttgtaaaaaaaaaattaataataataaaaaagcagtGCTTCATTTGAAAAGCCTTCCAAAGAGTAAAGTAGAAAGCATTACTGGTTAAAATGTGTTGTTTTACAAACAAACTCACTACAGGAATATGTCAAAAAGCAACCGGTAGAGAAAATCAGCAAGCTAATTTCATTTGGCAGCTTCCTTTGCTCAGTGACTCGTTAACATAACCCTTCTAGCAACAGTCATGTTAATCCCTGGCCAGGATCCTTGGGTTAGTACTTTGAGAGCAGTCATTGTCGACCTTCCTAACGCTGGATCCTTTAATACAGATCCTCAGGTTGTGGTGGAATTCTTTTcataaataattcataaaatcatttttgttgctacctcataactaattttgctactgtgacCATTactatgagtcataatgtaaatgtctgatatgcaggatggtcttaggcaacccttgTAAAAGGGTTGGTCACTCCCTTGGGGTtccgacccacaggttgagaaccacttattTAAATGATGAGGGTAGCGTAGAGAAAATGGCGTCTTAGTGAACATGGCTCTGATACAGGCCGAGCTGCACTTCCTGTCTGCGTTCTCACTGGgcacaagagaacacacacagtTGCCCCTTACCCTTACCCTTCCAGGAATCAGCCTAATTCTTAAGCTATTATAGAAATAGCCAGCTACTCAATTTTTTTGTTACCTTAGAAAGGATGTTCCCCCACTTTATAATTTATTCAGCTATCTtgcggaggggggggggagtggtggtggtggagactAACCCaagtataaataataaaagatgaaAGGGTGGTAATATGCTTCATTAATGGGGTTGCTTCTGAAATTTGTAATAATTAAGGGATTAACGGCAATTTGATTAAATAAAGTCTATGAAGTACAGGATAGCACGGGGCTTTGGCTGAGTAAGACCTAATTATTTAAAGTGTGTTCTTTGACGGGAATACTTTAGCAATTACAATATCTGGAAATATTCAGAATTACCACAATTAtgaatagttattttaaaataatggctcagttggcaaagccGCTTGCCTCTAaggccaagcctgacaacccaagtttgattcccagaaaccccatgatggaaagagagaagcaactgctgacctccacgtgtgtgctggggcatacaagcacacacacacacacacacacacactcgcatgcACACACAGCTCCCCACCCCACAACTGAATTTACATAAAGTAATTCATTCTGCTTTGCACCTGATTTGGGTGATTTCTGGAATCAAAGTGTTCTAGAATTAAGgaaatgggttttgttttttgtggggttCATTTTGGTTTTGCAAAAAACCTTGAATCCCAGGTCAACCTTGCCTTGCATAATGCAGATTTCTCTAGGTTGAGCATCTCAGTCTTGCCTGAACCAAGACTGTTACAGCTGAAGGCAActgaaatgactttttttttttttaacattctcaAGTCTTGTGCTTCTCCTCCTAATTAAAGATGGAGAAATTAAAAGAGTAAACATAATCAAATGGAAGCAGGATGATGAAAAGATGGCTTAATATTCAATCACTCTTTATTTTGAAATCACAGTAATTGATTACAGCAGACGTAGCGTAGCTTCCTAATGAGTTCCAGTGCTCTCCTGACACAGTGTTTGCAGCACTAAAAATATCTAAAGCACGGGActgagagtgtgagagagaaatGTGATTCCACACAGTGATTATGTCAGTGGCTTTACTCATGAGAGCCCACACTGGAAGCAAACCAGCTGTCTTTCAACAGGAAAATGGATAAATATTGATGCATTTATATGGCGTAATGCTGAACAATAGGAAAGAGAGGAATTATTAGCGTATACGCCAACATGCAAAGAACTCAAAGACAATGTGTTGTATGAAAGGGAAGCAGGGATAACAGAGCTCATGCCATGTGGTCCCAGCTCTGTGAAATGTACTAACAGGCAAAATAAAGAGTCCACGATAGAACTTGGCTAAAGGTCACCTTGGAGGGATGTATTCATGCAGCAGTAGGAGGGGTCTTGGTGGTGCTGAGTATCTGTTATCCTGATTTTGGTGGTGGTTATGGTAGGTTTTAAGCATGGGAAACATCTTGATTTATACATTTAAGATTAATGTAATTTGTTCGCCTTATAAATGTTAACCTTGACTAAAAAAATACATCTTGATTGTTCATAAGCTACGTAGCATATTTAAGAGATTGATATAGTTCATTTAAACTCAAATCACAATCTCATTTTAAGGTTAAAGTATAAGAAATAATGACATGctaatttattttataagagttctgatttgcattttgcTAAACATTTAACTGAACTCCTGGTTTGAGGGCTGTTTCACAGAATTGATATTTCTTATGTATTTTAATTCTTCCTACTAAAATGAGAGAAAGGATGTTTCAAAATCTTAGGACAAATATGTGTGGTTTTAAGAGATGAGGAGCAGTTTTACAATAACTTCTTTTCTCTCAGGTGGTCTGGGAACATTCCATGCCTTTTTAAATACAGCTGTGCACGTGGTCATGTATTCTTACTATGGGTTATGTGCAATGGGACCAGCCTACCAGAAGTATTTATGgtggaaaaaacatttgacatctTTGCAGCTTGTGAGTAactgattttctttaaatatgaaacaaaactgtaatcatgtgtttgctttttgtttctttctttctttctttctttctttctttctttctttctttctttctttctttctttctttctgtgagttAAGAGTTTAGAAGAATCCAGAATGGTCTGTTACACAACAGAATGCCTGTCGCCTGGAAGGGATGTTTTATTTGATGTTTGAACTTTATCGGGAGCTGTGttagctaaaaataaaatagatttggtaGCTCAGATTCTCAAACGATTAAGCCAGCGTCTTCATCTTTCAATGATATCagacatatatacaaaatataagtTGGTTGTAATCAGAATGATGTCAAAGTTATATGACCATATATAAAAAGCATACTAAGTACAAGGTTAGAAATTCCACACTCAGAATAGACATTGAAGGAAGGTAAAGTGGAAGGAAGTGAGAGTGTTTCTGTGTGCTTAGCTGGTTAGCCCTAACTTTGGTCAGTCTGTCTTTCTCCTCCTAAGTAAAGACTGTTGAAAGGACTACAGGTATATAATGCAAGGAAGTAATGTAAGACAGGTGGGCTATCCAGAGTGGATATTGCCCCCAGGTCAGCAATACCTGAAGAAGTGTAAGGCATTGAGTTTAGGCCAAGTCATACCTCCTAAGAATCCATTCTAAAAATATACGGCATGTAATTTTCCTACTGAGTGAAAACTGACCTGTTTTGGTTTTATTACCCTCTATTAGAATAATTCTACCATCTTCATATTTCCTGACTTGAAGTATATTGTAAATTGGGTGCCAGTGATATCAAGGAGAGAGTGGGACTAAGGCATAGCTAGGCTGCTGGGGAATCACCAAGTAACACTGGATGTAGCCCTATAAGAGGCCCTACCAGGTGAGAGACTGGTGCATTGGCCTCTAAGGACCCTCAGGGAAGACCAGAGGAGCTCCCGAGAGTTAGCTGTTGTATCTGCAATTGGCAACAGTCCCAATGACCAACCAAGAAGAAGCCGTGAAATGAATACTTTAATTCatatgtttgctttcttcttaCTTGGGAATACTGTGAAGTCATGGTTTTTATTCTCCATTGCTGCTTTCTCATTGTGCAGTAATATGTTCTTGTCTCAGAGAAATTAAAACTCCCGAGGAAGGAAAATCAACTGGGCTGAGGTGTGGCTTAGTGTAGGAGAGGTTTCTTAGTTCCGAGTACtatataaatgaaaaatcaatcaatcaatcaatcaatgaaaaTACCCATCTCTCTGGAGTAGTagctcttctttttgttttcactcaGCTTCTCCTCTTATGCGTGTAGATGCATTTACATCTTCTACTGGCTTCATGTTACTGCATTCATAATCTTATTATACTAGTTTATTTTCATCTAACAAACGTTATGACATTTTAAATGAAGTGAGTCAGGTATACTTGTGCACACCAGCAGagccagcccttgggaagcagaggcaggagggtggggagttcaaggtcacgCTCGCCTACATAACAAGAATGAAGCCAGCCAGTACCACATACCactttgtttcagaaaacaaaagaatttcaATAAAGTGGAAAGATGTGTGCATAAAGACGAAGGCTAGACATCTGTTTGCCACGTGTCTCCAGCACTCATGTGTGCAGAGAACTCTGCTTCACCTTTCCAAGGTTTCATTATTCTCTTGCAAAATGAAGGGAGTCGATGCCgctgccagacaaggcagccatggGCATTTATCAGGCTATGGTAGTGAAGGTTGACGCTAACAGTAGTTATATTACATAATGTCAAAGATTCAATCATGGTTAGTTAGCTCATAGATACTGTTTCTTTataaagatttttctaaaagTTCCCCAACTAAGTTTAAATTAGGTATAAAAACCTATGAAGTGGGGGAcgcagcgagatggctcagggtgGGTAAGGGTGTTTTCTACCAAACCTgataacttgagtttgatccttgaGACACATAGTGGAAGGATGGAACAACCCAGCCTGCACAGGCATGCAAAGGCTCATGTATAGCCCCctctctaccaaaaaaaaaaaaaaaaaaaaaaaaaaaaaaaaaaaaaaaaagcatcaaagaaagtacccaagaatgTCTAAACACTAACATAGAAAGTCTCCTTATTATGAGCATGCGGATTCTTCCAGCCCAGAGAGACTTTGAGCATCCTTGGGACGCCAACCAATGTCCTCCCTCTTTTTATGCCTTTTTGGACAGCTGGGCCTTCTTCCcctgtcttttcctttcttagaGGTGAAATCTCACTGTACTGCCCAGCTGAACTCAAATCATGAGCTTAACTGATTCTGCTACCTCATCCTTTCAGGTAGCTGAGGTAGGTAACAGGTGTGTCTCACCATGCCCAACTCCTTCCCAGGACGGTTTGGATCTATGGTGATGAAGGACCCGTAGCAGATCTAAGGGCATGCTTTGGCTCCATCAAAACTAGAAAGGCTCTAATTTGGATGGTAGTGtcttctaaaatttaaaatacttcatTTCCGAGAACAGAATGTAACATTTAAGTAGGATCTGCTGGAGTGCAGTGTTAGCACTGAATATTGGTCCCAAACCCCCATCTAAATTTGACACCGTACCTAACCTGTTCTCACTCCTAGAGAGAACATATAGAAAGACACCCTGCTCTGCCTAGTAGTAATTTAGGTGTGACTGAAGAACTCATCAACCCGTGTTGGTCTTTTCAtagctaatttcttttttattcttcccATCTCTCAGGTCCAGTTTGTTCTTGTCACTATCCACATAGGCCAGATCTTCTTCATGGAGGACTGCAATTACCAGTACCCAGTTTTTCTGTATATCATCATGAGTTACGGATGCATCTTCCTGCTGCTCTTTCTCCACTTTTGGTACCGTGCTTACACCAAGGGTCAGAGGTTGCCCAAAACTCTAGAAAATGGAAATTGCAAAAGCAAGCGCCACTAAAATACAGACACAACCTGAATTTACAATGGAGACTGATATCTTGCCTTCCTTGACAATCAAGACATACTTGCCTATGCAGtgcattttgtatatttttcaaaaccaagAGCTTGTATTTTTATGATAAGTTATTTGGGTTTCTGATCTCTGAGAGTCCAAAGCTCCCAGATAAGTCTTCTCAGTGGAAGAGCCTGGAACAGCCAGGAGGTTTCATGTTGCCTTTCAAACCAATCAGAGGTCTTAATACATCTTGCTACATCAAGAGGAGGGTATGAAGTAATGTAGTGCTCTCCTAGGAACCCCAGAAATGATGACAAATACTAGCTATTTTGAACATGGACAGAGGTCCACAGAGTACGATAGATTCCTCCTGCTTGATGTGGGAACCCCTGATGCTGGGTTCTGTCTGTCACTCATCCCTTATGTTCAGACAACATTACACTCGTTCTAGGGCTCAGTTCTGAAGTGCTAACACAAGTGAAGCCTAAGTGGATTCTTGATAAGCTCTCATTCTAAATTTGTTAATGGTAAGTTTGAATGGTCTTCTGGGTCATTGCCACAAGATCTGCCCATAAGACTTCCTCCCAACTCATGCACAAGCTGTTAGAGGCTGTGATGCTATGGTATCCGCACTGATGCCTTTGAGCCCAAGGTGGAGGTAACTTTATGTTGCAAACAAGATGATTTGTCTCAACGGTTAATGAACGCTTTGCTAATGACGATTCTACAATTAACTTCTGTGCATATCTGAAAAGAGGGATgtgtgaataaaaaaaaaaagaatagactgTTGGATTCAATGAGGAAAGGTATAATCTGTTGCAGTATAATAACACTCTCTGATATGTCCTGGTTTAAGGGATTGTTTTGCCAAAGTAAGTGTTGGTTAGATATTTAAGTGTTcatgtgattggcttacctcaggTGCTTCTGAATCACATATTAATTTTTGAATATCTACTATGCAAACGGCTTATGAAGCAACCAGAGTTGAGTGGTGCCGAGTATCAGAGGCAAGATTTGGTTAACAAATAAACAAGGGGTGTTATGTCCTGAGAGATAAAGACACTGaattatgattgtgtgtgtgtgtgtgtgtgtgtgtgtgtgtgtgtgtgtgatttccatTTCTTCAGACCTATAAGCCATATTGTGAAGGGCTGAGATTCATGTGGCATTCcctaacccccaccccctttaaaaATGCCACTTTCTagaatttccttcttctttccggTGAACCAGAACAACTTAGCAATACTTGGACGCTTGTGAAGATGTcaatattatttccttttcctcttcggAGAACTTTTCAAAATCAGTACACCTTGGTCATGGGCGCCACACAACGTTGCTCATTTTGCAATAAAGCCTGAGTCCTCATTGACCATAAACTATGAGTTTTGCCTGCCCTCTCCTGATCCATTACTCTGTCTCCACATTCATTCAGTTTATAAAGTTATTCGCCATTAAGTGGCCTTTAGTGATTCCACATGCTTACAATGAGAAGCGAGGATGATAGGcttttcatattaaaaaaaaaaaattttaaaaaggccaCAGACAAGCCGAGCTGCAGGGAACGGCTGTGCTAGTCTGTCGCTGTGAAGGTCTCAGGGATCCATGTTTTCCTACTTTGACTCTGTGTGTCCAGCCTGGGTTAAGATGGGATGGGATGGTAGACACTGGCACATACACAAGCAATCCCAAAGACTCAAACAGGGCAAAGACCCAACGGAATTGAAAATAGAGACTAAGACAGGAGGTTTTgatttatttcctcttcttgctcCATACCCTCTCCACCCCTCCTCTAAGTATTTAAAATGTCTGATGTGCCCACAGACTGAGAGCAACATTGTGACATACCACAGTCTTAACTATATGAATGAAGGAGGGAGGTGGAAGTTACATGGAAACAGATTAAGGTTGACAGTCAGTGTCCCCCAGGTAAGTGTTCCTGGAGCAGAGTGAGTGTCACTGGTTGTAGGGTTTGTGTAAGCAGTATTCGGTCAAGTGGAGTTTCTAATGGGGTTTACCTACTTTTCAGGACTTTATTGTCTTTAAATTTGCTTGCCTAATAAGCAAAAAGCCCAGCTATTAAGTATAGTTTATTATAAAAGTTCTGTGGGCCCTTGAGGTccaatatatatgatataaatacaaaatttaaattatCTGTAGGGTATTATGACTTTCTGTCTACATACTTAATGAGAATTCTAATTTGAGTATATACTGCATTGTTTCATAGTTTGGGAAATTATGAGATTGTATCCCTCGGCTATCTCTTATTTCTGTTTACTTTTTAATGACTGTGGAAGTTTTGAGAAGTTGGACTTGCTCTCTTTGCTATAATAAATCTGTGGCATCatatggacatgtgtgtgtgtgtgtgtgtgtgtgtgtgtgtgtgtgtgtgcgcgcgtgcgtctCATTTTGGAATCTAGCTGCTTTGATTTGCCCATGTGAGTGATTCTAAATCTGAATATTCTCTTAGTCAAAGCACTTGGCATACTTGCTGTCATGTGCTTGCTGTCTTCAGAGAGAGTATTGTGCTGGATGAGAGTGGTTCAAAATGCCCACTGGAATTGCCTGTATCTTATCACCCCGCAGATGGATGTTCAAACAGCACAGCATAGGTACAACAGGAGGCCATGTCCTGCCATTCACAAATTCAAAAAACTATTATGAAGGCATTTGAAGGCGAGTATGTATTATGTAAAATGTGTAAAATCCAAAATGGATAGTAGGTTAGTAGACCAGATGTCTGCAAATAACACggggctcaagagatggctcagtggttaagagacctTATCGTtttggcagaggacctgggtttggttcttacttgacaactcacaactgtctgtaactctagttccaaaggatccaacatttactcctggcctccacaggcatcaggcacacccactgtgctcacacaaacacacaaacgaACACTTATaacctaaataaataagaacttaaaaaaataattttgtcatGTCTAACTGAAATAACAGTTTCTAGGTAC
Above is a window of Mus musculus strain C57BL/6J chromosome 13, GRCm38.p6 C57BL/6J DNA encoding:
- the Elovl7 gene encoding elongation of very long chain fatty acids protein 7; translation: MAFSDLTSRTVRFYDNWIKDADPRVEDYLLMSSPLPQTIILGLYVYFVTSLGPKLMENRKPFELKKAMITYNFFIVLFSVYMCYEFVMSGWGTGYSFRCDIVDYSQSPRAMRMVHTCWLYYFSKFIELLDTIFFVLRKKNSQVTFLHVFHHTIMPWTWWFGVKFAAGGLGTFHAFLNTAVHVVMYSYYGLCAMGPAYQKYLWWKKHLTSLQLVQFVLVTIHIGQIFFMEDCNYQYPVFLYIIMSYGCIFLLLFLHFWYRAYTKGQRLPKTLENGNCKSKRH
- the Elovl7 gene encoding elongation of very long chain fatty acids protein 7 isoform X1; its protein translation is MSGWGTGYSFRCDIVDYSQSPRAMRMVHTCWLYYFSKFIELLDTIFFVLRKKNSQVTFLHVFHHTIMPWTWWFGVKFAAGGLGTFHAFLNTAVHVVMYSYYGLCAMGPAYQKYLWWKKHLTSLQLVQFVLVTIHIGQIFFMEDCNYQYPVFLYIIMSYGCIFLLLFLHFWYRAYTKGQRLPKTLENGNCKSKRH